From the Paenibacillus sp. MMS20-IR301 genome, the window AGGAGTCTGGGCCAGCCCGCCTTCTGCCGTCTCGCGGTGCTTCTCAGGCATGGCGGAGCCTACCTCCAGCATCACCTTGATCACTTCATCAGACGGAATGACGCTGCGGACACCGGCCAGGGCCATATCTGCCGCAGCCAGCGCTGTAACCGCACCGAAGCCGTTACGGACAATACAGGGAATCTCAACAAGCCCGCCTACCGGATCACAGATCAGCCCCAGGGTGTTCTTCAGTGCCAGACCTACGGCATGTACGGCCTGGGCCGGTGTACCCCCGCGCATTTCTGTAAGGGCACCCGCCGCCATCCCGATAGCCGAGCCGACCTCAGCCTGGCAGCCGCCTTCCGCTCCTGATACAAACGAATTGTTGGCAATCACATACCCGATAGCTCCGGCAGCGAATAAACCGGTCACCATAAAATCATCATCCCAGCCGAAGCGTTCCTGACAGCTCAGAAACACACCGGGAATAATTCCGCAGGACCCTGCAGTTGGTGTAGCAATAATCCGCCCCATGGACGCGTTCACTTCCGAGACAGCGAGAGCATACGCCATCGCCTGGCCGGCAGGACCGCCAAGACATGGCTCATCTGCCGCGTTATATGCAGCGACCCGCTGGGCGTCCAGACCAGTCAGGCCGCTGCGCGAAGTGGTATCTTCTGTCATGCCGCGGTGAACCGCCTCTTTCATTACGCCGTAATACTGGCTCATGGTGGCGAATTCCTGTTCTTTGGAGCGTCCGGATTCAGCGCTTTGTTCCTCGATCATCAGCTCACCGATGCCGAGTCCCCGTTCTTCACATAATACAGCCAGCTGGCTGAGGGTTTGAAAATTCATGATGTAATGTCCTTCCCTTTCTCATCGCTTACATTATCGTTCAAATCTACCACTGTAACTGTGGCTACCGCCGGCAAAGCCCGCAGATTCTGCAGCAGCTCCGCTGTCGCCGCCTCATCCAGCTCAAGTACTGTCAGGGCTGCGCCGCTGCGGTTCTTGCGGTCCAGCGACATATGCCCGATATTGAACTGGCCCTGCCGCATGACTTCCGTCACGCTCGCCAGCACGCCGAGATAATCCATATGACGAATCAGCACGGTCGGATACATACCGGTAAGCTTCACACCGAATCCGTCGATATCCACAATCTCGATATTGCCGCCGCCGATCGAAATCCCGGTCAGTGTCAATTCGGTTCCGCTTTCCTTGCCGACAAGCCGCAGGCGGACTGTATTGGGATGAGGAAACAGCCCCGTTCCCTGGCCGAAGGAAATCTGCATTCCCGCTTCCTCCGCAAGCTCTATGGAGTCCGGCAGCCGGTGGTCATCGGTAGCGAAATCAAGCAGGCCGCCGGCAATGGCCCGGTCTGTGCCATGGCCCTGATACGTAGCCGCAAAAGAACCGAAGAAAGTAACCTCCGCCTCCCGCGGCAGCTCCCCCAGAACCTGCCTTGCCGCCCTGCCGATCCGCGCCGCCCCCGCTGTATGCGAACTTGAAGGCCCGACCATTGCCGGACCTATAATTGAGAAAACATCTTTAAACCGCATCGCTCAGATCTCCCGCTATCAAAATTCGGCATCGCACAGCAATTCGTGCTGCCTGTATACAGACATATATATTATACTGCGTCCGTGCCAAAGCTACACTATTACATTGTTTGTCATCTTGTGGCGGACTGCTTATGAAGTTAGCACAGGAGCACAACAGTATGTACCGGCACATAACCGGATCTGGCATGCTGCGCGATTATCAGCTGTTACAGGAAAAGAGCACAATATCATCCCGCAGCTGCCAGCCTACAGATGACCAGAAGCTGCGCCCCAGGTCATTCTTCTCAATTACCATCAGATGGCATTTCGTTATGCCTTCTTCCCGTAATCTGCCGAGACAGCGTGTTACCATTTCGCGTCCGGCCCCGCTTCCCCGGCAGCTGCTGCTGACAGCCACATGATACATGTATCCCCTGCGTCCGTCATGCCCGCATAGTGCCGTGCCCGCGAGTGTGCCGTCCTCGTTAAGACATACCTGGCTGATGCCCGGATTTCGTTCCAGGAACCGTACTATATCCGCAGGCTTGTCCGCTGAGCTAAGCCCCATACCTGGCGTATTCTCCCACAAATGATAAGCCACTTCATAATCTTCTGAAGCCATTGGTCTGTATATCATCTCTGCTCCCCGTTTCTATTACAGATTTCCTCTCACCGATTCCGCCTCATACCTCTGCCCTGCCAGAAAGCAGGCAGAGCAAGCAGCCCCGCGGCCGTACACTCCCCTGCAGGCGCGCACCCTTTTCTGGGCGCATGCATAACAATATACGGAGAAGCGGAGAAATGGGCTGCCCGCTTATTACCGCCCGTTCTGCTAGCATAAGGCCCGCAGCCCTCTGAGCTGACCCGGGCCCCGCACCCATCTGACGCCTGTGCTCATCCCCCACCCCGAAAGGATGTTTACCGATGACCAAACATAAGGACTATGATCTGCCGTCCGTCCGCCTGAGCGCGGGCATGTATGCTTTGACCAAGCTGTCTGCCGCCGGACTGACCTTTGTACTTATCTCCCTGTTTATGCTGGGCCATGGTTACGAGAACGGAGTGCCCCAAGGCTGGCCGGTGTCGGTGCCTTATGCCATCTACGCCTACGGCCTGCCGGCAGCAATCCTTGCCGATGCCTTGCTGCGCATGTTCCGTTCCACTTCACTTAGCCCGGCTTTAGTATTATATGCGGTAGCCGGGTTTGGCGCAGGCCTGTGGCTGGTGTCTGAGCAAGGCGGCGAGGCTCTGGCCAGCGGGCTGGCCGGACTTGTAATGCTGCTGATCTTCCGGCTGGCCCAGGTCGCCGGCGAACGCCAGCCGCTGCTGCTTCCGGTATTCGCCCTGTTCATCCCGCTCCTCTGCCTGATTCTTGTCTGAATCAGCGCCGCCCCAGACTACAAACTCCCGGGACGCTGTTTACAGCGCCTCAATGATATCCCCGGCGATTACGGCCGCCGGATTATTCCGCTTCAGGGCAGCCCGTTCCCCGGCCAGCCCGTGGAGATAGACTCCGAATGCTGCCGCTTGTGCAGCATTCAGGCCCTGGGCCAGCAGGCCGGAGATGATTCCGGTCAATACATCGCCCGCGCCTCCGGTTCCCATACCCGGATGGCCTGTAATATTAATATATGCCTGCCCTTCCGGCGTAGCAATGACGGTATGGGCACCCTTCAGCACAAGAATTACGCCATGCTCCCTGGCATAAGACAGAGCTATTCCAATGCGGTCCCGCTGCACTTCAGCTGTGGAGATCCCGGCCAGCCGCGCCATCTCTCCGGGATGCGGTGTCAGAATTACCTGCTGGCGGCGGCTCCATGAGCCGTATCCGGCATCCGCGAGTATATTCAGCGCATCTGCATCAATGACCATCGGGGACCCGGTCCCCTCCCACAGGCTGCGGAGCCATTCTGTATCACTTGCGAACCGGCCAAGGCCGGGGCCGACAGCTATCGCGTCGCGGCTTCCGCTTAGCCGCAGCACTTCAGCAGACGTAGAGGCATTCCATTCCCCGCTGCCGCCGGCAACCGGGGCCAGCATCACCTCCGGCACATTGCCGATCACATAGGGCAGCAGCCTTTCCGGCAGCGCCCAGGTCACCAGCCCGCAGCCGGCGCGCAGCGCAGCGCGGGCTGCCAGCAGGCCGGCGCCGCTCATGCGCAGGCTTCCCGCCGCGAGCAGGACATGCCCGTATGTGCCCTTGTGGCCCTCCGGCGAGCGGCGGCGCGACACGTCAACCTGCAGGCGTGTCCGCAGCACTTCCGGCGTCAGCAGGCTGGCCTCGGCGCCGCTCTCACGGGCCAGGGCAGCGGGGATGCCGATGGAGCGGACCACTACCCGCCCGGCGGCTTCCGCGCCGGGATACTGGAGCAGCCCGCGTTTGAGGAACGCGAGGCAGACCGTCACCGCCGCATGTATGCACGGCTCATGCGTCTCCCCCGTGTCCGCGTCCAGCCCGCTCGGGATGTCCGCGGACACAACCGGTTTGCCGCTGGCGTTGGCGGCGGCAATCAGCTCCGCATAGGCACCGCGCGGGGCACCCGCGCTGCCGGTGCCGAGCAGCGCATCTACGATGCCGCTGCATGCGGCAAAGTCAAGCCGGTCCCTGCCGCAGACCACGGCAGGGAGGCCCAGTGCTGCAGCGGCATCCCGCTGCAGCGCGGCTTCGCCGGCCAGCGACTCCGGCGCGGCCGCGTACACCAGCGTGACGGCGATGCCGGCCTCACGCAGGGTCCTGGCGGCGGCGAGCCCGTCGCCGCCGTTGTTGCCTTTGCCGACGAGGACGAGCCAGTGCTCGCTGCCGGCAGATTCAAGCGCCAGCGCCGGATCGGCGCTGACCGTAAACCCCGCAGCACCCCCTACGCGGGTTCCCGACACTGAGCCTGCTCCATCTGCACCCCATTCGCGGGTTCCCGCCACTGAGCCTGCACCATCTCCTCCCCATCCGCTGGCTTCTGCCCCGTATCCCTGCTCTGCCCTGCTTGCTCCAACTTCACCCGGTCTGCGATTCTCCGCCGCTCCTCCCGCTCCATCAGCACTTCGTCCGCGGGCTTCCGCTCCGTATCCCCGCTCATGCCCCGCCAAGACCCCGCTGCGCTTCCCGCGCCGCCGGCACAGGGCAATAACCTCCTCGGCAATTGCCCGCCCGGCGTTCTCCATCAGGGCAATTGCCGGTATGCCCAGCCGCTCGATCGTCTCCCGGTCCAGTGC encodes:
- the sdaAA gene encoding L-serine ammonia-lyase, iron-sulfur-dependent, subunit alpha is translated as MNFQTLSQLAVLCEERGLGIGELMIEEQSAESGRSKEQEFATMSQYYGVMKEAVHRGMTEDTTSRSGLTGLDAQRVAAYNAADEPCLGGPAGQAMAYALAVSEVNASMGRIIATPTAGSCGIIPGVFLSCQERFGWDDDFMVTGLFAAGAIGYVIANNSFVSGAEGGCQAEVGSAIGMAAGALTEMRGGTPAQAVHAVGLALKNTLGLICDPVGGLVEIPCIVRNGFGAVTALAAADMALAGVRSVIPSDEVIKVMLEVGSAMPEKHRETAEGGLAQTPTGRQIMKDLRNKK
- the sdaAB gene encoding L-serine ammonia-lyase, iron-sulfur-dependent subunit beta; this translates as MRFKDVFSIIGPAMVGPSSSHTAGAARIGRAARQVLGELPREAEVTFFGSFAATYQGHGTDRAIAGGLLDFATDDHRLPDSIELAEEAGMQISFGQGTGLFPHPNTVRLRLVGKESGTELTLTGISIGGGNIEIVDIDGFGVKLTGMYPTVLIRHMDYLGVLASVTEVMRQGQFNIGHMSLDRKNRSGAALTVLELDEAATAELLQNLRALPAVATVTVVDLNDNVSDEKGKDITS
- a CDS encoding GNAT family N-acetyltransferase, translating into MASEDYEVAYHLWENTPGMGLSSADKPADIVRFLERNPGISQVCLNEDGTLAGTALCGHDGRRGYMYHVAVSSSCRGSGAGREMVTRCLGRLREEGITKCHLMVIEKNDLGRSFWSSVGWQLRDDIVLFSCNS
- a CDS encoding NAD(P)H-hydrate dehydratase, giving the protein MDVVTAEQMRALDRETIERLGIPAIALMENAGRAIAEEVIALCRRRGKRSGVLAGHERGYGAEARGRSADGAGGAAENRRPGEVGASRAEQGYGAEASGWGGDGAGSVAGTREWGADGAGSVSGTRVGGAAGFTVSADPALALESAGSEHWLVLVGKGNNGGDGLAAARTLREAGIAVTLVYAAAPESLAGEAALQRDAAAALGLPAVVCGRDRLDFAACSGIVDALLGTGSAGAPRGAYAELIAAANASGKPVVSADIPSGLDADTGETHEPCIHAAVTVCLAFLKRGLLQYPGAEAAGRVVVRSIGIPAALARESGAEASLLTPEVLRTRLQVDVSRRRSPEGHKGTYGHVLLAAGSLRMSGAGLLAARAALRAGCGLVTWALPERLLPYVIGNVPEVMLAPVAGGSGEWNASTSAEVLRLSGSRDAIAVGPGLGRFASDTEWLRSLWEGTGSPMVIDADALNILADAGYGSWSRRQQVILTPHPGEMARLAGISTAEVQRDRIGIALSYAREHGVILVLKGAHTVIATPEGQAYINITGHPGMGTGGAGDVLTGIISGLLAQGLNAAQAAAFGVYLHGLAGERAALKRNNPAAVIAGDIIEAL